One stretch of Streptomyces agglomeratus DNA includes these proteins:
- the pdxH gene encoding pyridoxamine 5'-phosphate oxidase, with product MREHYRSEAFTEAELAAEPMGQFDHWFREVATGGLHEPNAMILSTATPDGRPSSRTVLLKKYDPQGFVFFTNYASRKGQEIASNPYVSLLFPWHQVARQVIVTGTAVRIGRDETAAYFRTRPHGSQLGAWASAQSSVIASREELLARYDELATRYPHTERVPVPPDWGGYRVVPGTVEFWQGHANRLHDRLRYVAEDGAWRVERLCP from the coding sequence ATGCGCGAGCACTATCGCAGCGAAGCCTTCACCGAGGCGGAACTCGCCGCCGAGCCGATGGGTCAGTTCGACCACTGGTTCCGGGAAGTCGCCACCGGCGGCCTCCACGAGCCGAACGCCATGATCCTCTCCACGGCGACCCCCGACGGCCGGCCCTCGTCCCGCACGGTCCTGCTCAAGAAGTACGACCCCCAGGGCTTCGTCTTCTTCACGAACTACGCCTCCCGCAAGGGCCAGGAGATCGCGTCCAACCCGTACGTCTCCCTGCTCTTCCCGTGGCACCAGGTCGCCCGCCAGGTCATAGTCACCGGCACGGCCGTGCGGATCGGCCGCGACGAGACAGCGGCGTACTTCAGAACACGCCCGCACGGCTCCCAGCTCGGCGCCTGGGCGAGCGCGCAGTCGTCCGTCATCGCTTCCCGGGAAGAGCTGCTCGCACGCTACGACGAACTGGCGACGCGCTACCCGCACACCGAACGCGTACCCGTGCCGCCGGACTGGGGCGGCTACCGGGTCGTTCCCGGGACGGTCGAGTTCTGGCAGGGTCACGCGAACCGCCTGCACGACCGCCTGCGGTACGTCGCCGAGGACGGCGCATGGCGTGTGGAGCGCCTCTGCCCGTAG
- a CDS encoding PAS domain-containing protein encodes MSASRIGETTDAFGPDEPGPGSDDLLAALLDGMDAALCAFDADGVITHWNREAERILGWTAHEAIGRTGLAGWAARPADADEVQGRLMAAMHAPGRQVHEFALLRKDGGRVLVRTQSAGVRGAEGKPAGVYCAFSEVHAQIDLERAIALSEALFEDASWGVVLVDVDLRPTVVNAHAARALGGRATLLGRPLGELVVQGVEELEGALQHVLAEGAPPAPAELWVTLRRAEGGGAGERRRCWRSGFLRLASPLAEEPVPLGVGWLFQDITEAKTAEQEAAQLRFRGNQLHRAGRAAAECEDPMEAALSYLDFALAGFADHALVDLTSGDRPARLVRAAATPSGAPGPCVPVAGGAGIPVPYPSGHPAFQCLDRLGSVRASGGSREWAAKRQWPKDTVHALCAVLRSRGRTLGVVTFLRGPSRSAFERPDATYAENIAVRVAAAIDLAQVLRAA; translated from the coding sequence GTGAGTGCTTCCCGGATTGGCGAGACCACCGACGCGTTCGGTCCCGACGAGCCAGGGCCCGGTTCCGACGATCTTCTCGCCGCGCTTCTCGACGGCATGGACGCGGCGCTGTGCGCCTTCGACGCGGACGGGGTGATCACCCACTGGAACCGCGAGGCCGAGCGGATCCTCGGATGGACGGCCCACGAGGCGATCGGGCGGACCGGTCTGGCGGGGTGGGCGGCGCGGCCCGCGGACGCGGACGAGGTGCAGGGGCGGCTGATGGCGGCGATGCACGCGCCGGGCCGTCAGGTCCACGAATTCGCGCTGCTGCGCAAGGACGGCGGACGCGTTCTCGTACGGACGCAGTCGGCCGGGGTACGCGGCGCGGAGGGTAAGCCCGCCGGGGTGTACTGCGCTTTCAGCGAGGTGCACGCGCAGATCGACCTGGAGCGGGCGATCGCGCTGAGCGAGGCGCTCTTCGAAGACGCGTCCTGGGGTGTCGTTCTGGTGGACGTGGACCTGCGTCCGACCGTCGTCAACGCGCACGCGGCGCGCGCGCTCGGAGGCCGCGCGACGCTCCTGGGACGGCCCCTGGGGGAGCTCGTCGTGCAGGGCGTGGAGGAACTGGAGGGCGCTCTCCAGCACGTACTGGCCGAAGGAGCGCCCCCGGCCCCCGCCGAGCTGTGGGTAACGCTGCGCAGGGCAGAGGGGGGCGGTGCGGGGGAGCGGCGGAGATGCTGGCGCAGCGGTTTCCTGCGACTGGCGTCGCCGTTGGCGGAGGAGCCGGTTCCGCTGGGGGTCGGCTGGCTGTTCCAGGACATCACCGAGGCGAAGACCGCGGAACAGGAAGCCGCGCAGCTGCGCTTCCGGGGCAACCAGCTGCACCGCGCGGGGCGTGCGGCCGCCGAGTGCGAGGACCCGATGGAGGCCGCGTTGTCGTACCTCGACTTCGCCCTCGCGGGGTTCGCGGACCATGCTCTGGTCGATCTGACCTCGGGTGACCGTCCGGCGCGTCTGGTCCGGGCGGCGGCCACGCCGTCGGGTGCCCCCGGGCCGTGCGTTCCGGTGGCGGGTGGAGCGGGCATTCCGGTTCCCTATCCGTCCGGCCATCCGGCGTTCCAGTGCCTCGACCGTCTCGGTTCGGTACGGGCGAGCGGGGGGTCCCGGGAGTGGGCGGCGAAGCGCCAGTGGCCGAAGGACACCGTGCACGCGCTGTGCGCGGTGCTGCGCAGCCGGGGCAGGACGCTGGGTGTGGTGACGTTCCTGCGCGGTCCGAGCCGCAGCGCCTTCGAGCGTCCGGACGCGACGTACGCGGAGAACATCGCGGTGCGCGTGGCGGCGGCGATCGATTTGGCGCAGGTGCTGAGAGCGGCGTAA
- a CDS encoding SIS domain-containing protein — MSESKLAGQFFDAAIGLLHRVRDEEAGNIAAAGTALADAVASGGRLFAFGAGHSSLAAQDVVYRAGGLALMNLLAVPGTVGVDVMPATLGSALERVDGLAAAVLDSSPAKPGDVLVIISLSGRNALPVEMAMNARALGLKVIGVTSVAYTRETKSRHVSGTYLKDHCDIVLDSKIAPGDAELTAEGIEAPFAPASTVITSALMQAVVAAAAGELADRGIEPPLLRSGNVDGGHEWNGRVMTEYRDRIFYRH, encoded by the coding sequence ATGAGCGAGAGCAAACTGGCCGGTCAGTTCTTCGACGCCGCGATCGGACTGCTTCACCGCGTCCGCGACGAGGAGGCCGGGAACATCGCGGCCGCCGGTACCGCCCTCGCCGACGCGGTGGCCTCGGGCGGGCGCCTCTTCGCCTTCGGCGCCGGCCACTCCTCCCTCGCCGCCCAGGACGTCGTCTACCGGGCGGGCGGCCTCGCGCTGATGAACCTGCTGGCCGTTCCCGGGACCGTCGGCGTCGACGTCATGCCGGCCACGCTGGGCTCCGCCCTGGAGCGGGTCGACGGGCTCGCGGCAGCCGTACTGGACAGCAGCCCCGCCAAGCCGGGCGACGTACTCGTGATCATCTCGCTGTCCGGGCGCAACGCGCTGCCGGTCGAAATGGCGATGAACGCCCGGGCGCTCGGCCTCAAGGTCATCGGCGTGACCTCGGTGGCGTACACGCGGGAGACGAAGTCGCGGCACGTCTCGGGTACGTACCTCAAGGACCACTGCGACATCGTCCTGGACAGCAAGATCGCGCCGGGTGACGCGGAGCTCACCGCGGAGGGGATCGAGGCCCCCTTCGCTCCCGCCTCCACGGTGATCACGAGCGCTCTGATGCAGGCCGTCGTGGCCGCCGCGGCGGGCGAGCTGGCGGACCGGGGCATCGAACCGCCGTTGCTGCGCTCCGGCAATGTCGACGGCGGCCACGAGTGGAACGGCCGCGTGATGACGGAGTACCGCGACCGGATCTTCTACCGGCACTGA
- a CDS encoding metal-dependent transcriptional regulator, with protein MSGLIDTTEMYLRTILELEEEGVVPMRARIAERLDQSGPTVSQTVARMERDGLVTVAGDRHLELTDEGRKLATRVMRKHRLAECLLVDVIGLEWEQVHAEACRWEHVMSEAVERRVLELLRHPTESPYGNPIPGLEELGEKAEADPFLDDNMVSLNDLAPGPEGKTVVVRRIGEPIQTDAQLMYTLRRAGVQPGSVVSVTESPGGVLVGSSGEAAELGAEVASHVFVAKR; from the coding sequence ATGTCCGGACTGATCGACACCACGGAGATGTATCTCCGCACCATCCTCGAACTCGAGGAAGAAGGCGTGGTCCCCATGCGCGCCCGTATCGCCGAGCGGCTCGACCAGAGCGGGCCGACGGTGAGCCAGACGGTGGCGCGCATGGAGCGTGACGGCCTGGTGACAGTGGCGGGCGACCGTCATCTGGAGCTGACCGACGAGGGCCGCAAGCTCGCGACCCGCGTCATGCGCAAGCACCGGCTCGCCGAGTGTCTGCTGGTCGACGTGATCGGCCTGGAGTGGGAGCAGGTTCACGCCGAGGCGTGCCGCTGGGAGCACGTGATGAGCGAGGCGGTGGAGAGGCGAGTCCTCGAGCTGCTGCGTCACCCTACGGAGTCTCCGTACGGGAACCCGATCCCCGGCCTGGAGGAGCTTGGCGAGAAGGCGGAGGCCGACCCGTTCCTGGACGACAACATGGTCAGCCTGAACGACCTGGCGCCCGGCCCGGAGGGGAAGACGGTCGTCGTACGCCGGATCGGGGAGCCGATCCAGACGGACGCCCAGCTGATGTATACGCTGCGCCGCGCGGGAGTGCAGCCCGGTTCGGTCGTGAGTGTGACGGAGTCCCCCGGCGGGGTACTCGTAGGCAGCAGTGGCGAGGCCGCGGAGCTCGGTGCCGAGGTGGCCTCGCACGTTTTCGTCGCCAAGCGCTGA
- a CDS encoding alpha/beta fold hydrolase, which translates to MVRRIDVTGADGVRLAAWEFADPPKGSGETDRAPAVLLLHGLMGRAAHWAGTARWLSERYRAVALDQRGHGRSDKPADGPYTREAYVADAEAAVEQLGLAPVTLIGHSMGALTAWQLAAKRPDLVRAVVICDMRAGALGAASQREWEDWFRTWPVPFATLADVRKWFGEDDPWVERPSPARGEFFAEVMAERADGWRPVFSRRQMLISRETWVHDAHWEELALVRCPTLVVRGLDGELGRAEAHEMVRVLPRGRYAEVVDAGHLVHYDQPEGWRTEIEPFLEETANEPVAPPLSQP; encoded by the coding sequence ATGGTGCGGCGCATTGACGTGACCGGAGCCGACGGCGTACGCCTGGCGGCCTGGGAGTTCGCCGATCCTCCCAAGGGGAGCGGGGAAACCGACCGCGCCCCCGCGGTCTTACTGCTCCACGGCCTGATGGGCCGGGCGGCCCACTGGGCGGGCACCGCCCGCTGGCTCTCGGAGCGCTACCGGGCGGTCGCCCTCGACCAGCGCGGCCACGGCCGAAGCGACAAGCCGGCCGACGGCCCGTACACCCGCGAGGCGTACGTCGCCGACGCCGAGGCCGCGGTCGAACAACTGGGCCTCGCGCCCGTCACTCTCATCGGCCACTCCATGGGCGCCCTGACGGCCTGGCAGCTCGCCGCCAAGCGCCCCGACCTGGTGCGGGCCGTCGTCATCTGCGACATGCGGGCGGGCGCGCTCGGTGCGGCCTCCCAGCGGGAGTGGGAGGACTGGTTCAGGACCTGGCCGGTCCCCTTCGCCACCCTCGCCGACGTACGTAAGTGGTTCGGCGAGGACGACCCCTGGGTGGAACGCCCGAGCCCGGCCCGCGGCGAGTTCTTCGCCGAGGTCATGGCCGAACGGGCCGACGGCTGGCGTCCGGTCTTCTCCCGCCGCCAGATGCTCATCTCCCGTGAGACCTGGGTGCACGACGCCCACTGGGAGGAGCTTGCGCTGGTCCGGTGTCCCACCCTCGTCGTCCGCGGCCTCGACGGCGAACTGGGCCGGGCGGAGGCGCACGAGATGGTCAGAGTGCTGCCGCGCGGGCGGTACGCCGAAGTGGTCGACGCCGGCCACCTCGTCCACTACGACCAGCCGGAGGGCTGGCGCACCGAGATCGAGCCGTTCCTGGAAGAAACCGCCAACGAGCCGGTAGCCCCGCCCCTGAGTCAGCCCTGA
- a CDS encoding transporter, producing the protein MSAEEPPVHGKGATGVPAVPESDTTALPGNGASALPGNDTTAAPGSGAAAIPETGAAAVPGITSVFVRLKLSLLRNGLRQSSGRRTAYIVSGVIALLFAALQLIGLVALRGNEHATTIVVLLTALLGLGWTVMPLFFPSGDETLDPTRLVMLPLRPRPLVRALLTASLVGIGPLFTFCLALGSVISVAHGAAAAVVGVLAVALTLLLCVALARAVAAANVRLLSSRKGRDLAVLSGLVIAVGIQVVNFGAQRLSNAGGLAKLDPMADVLSWVPPASAVGAVDAVSDGAYVRGAAQLLLAVVALAALLWSWERSLVKLMTSPDGSTLQAAEPARQSASRGLGGRFLSGGRTGTVIERSLRYVWRDPKTKAAWVTSLVIGLIVPVFNALQGTGTIYFACFAAGMLGIQMYNQFGQDTSAFWMVAMTISTARDAYEELRARALALLLITLPYSALVTVVTAGLVGDWRALPEALGLSFALLGAMLATGAVTSVRFPYSIPQGSAHKNVAPGQAGLAWISILGGMIAAALLCAPLITLTIWLHVADAEGWLWLVLPLGAAYGALISWAGVRWSAPQAAARLPEILAAVSKG; encoded by the coding sequence ATGAGCGCGGAAGAGCCGCCGGTTCACGGGAAGGGCGCGACGGGCGTCCCGGCCGTTCCCGAGAGCGACACAACTGCCCTTCCCGGGAACGGCGCGTCGGCTCTTCCCGGGAACGACACAACGGCCGCTCCCGGGAGCGGCGCGGCGGCCATTCCCGAGACCGGCGCGGCGGCCGTTCCCGGGATCACGTCCGTCTTCGTACGGCTCAAACTGTCGTTGCTGCGGAACGGACTGCGGCAGTCGTCCGGCCGCAGGACGGCGTACATCGTCTCCGGTGTGATCGCGCTGCTCTTCGCTGCGCTTCAACTGATCGGCCTTGTAGCGCTGCGCGGGAACGAGCACGCGACAACAATCGTGGTGCTGCTGACGGCGCTTCTCGGGCTCGGCTGGACGGTGATGCCGCTGTTCTTCCCCAGCGGCGACGAGACGCTCGACCCGACCCGCCTTGTCATGCTGCCGCTGCGACCGCGCCCGCTCGTCCGGGCGCTGCTGACGGCGTCACTCGTGGGGATCGGACCGCTGTTCACGTTCTGCCTGGCCCTGGGCTCGGTGATTTCGGTGGCGCACGGCGCGGCGGCCGCGGTCGTCGGCGTCCTCGCCGTGGCGCTGACGCTGCTGCTGTGCGTGGCGCTGGCCCGGGCCGTGGCAGCGGCGAACGTCCGGCTGCTGAGCAGCCGCAAGGGCCGCGATCTGGCCGTACTGAGCGGTCTGGTGATCGCCGTCGGCATTCAGGTGGTCAACTTCGGCGCTCAGCGGCTCAGCAACGCGGGCGGCCTGGCGAAGCTCGATCCGATGGCGGACGTCCTGAGCTGGGTGCCGCCCGCATCGGCGGTCGGCGCGGTGGACGCGGTGAGCGACGGGGCGTACGTGCGTGGCGCGGCGCAGCTGCTGCTGGCCGTGGTGGCGCTGGCCGCGCTGCTGTGGTCCTGGGAGCGCAGTCTGGTGAAGCTGATGACGTCCCCGGACGGCTCGACCCTCCAGGCCGCGGAGCCGGCCCGCCAGTCGGCGTCGCGGGGCCTCGGCGGGCGGTTCCTGTCGGGCGGGCGTACGGGAACGGTGATCGAGCGCAGCCTGCGGTACGTGTGGCGGGATCCCAAGACGAAGGCCGCGTGGGTGACCTCGCTGGTGATCGGGCTGATCGTGCCGGTGTTCAACGCGCTCCAGGGAACGGGCACGATCTACTTCGCGTGCTTCGCGGCGGGGATGCTCGGCATCCAGATGTACAACCAGTTCGGCCAGGACACCTCCGCCTTCTGGATGGTCGCCATGACGATCTCCACTGCACGGGACGCATACGAGGAACTACGGGCGCGGGCCCTGGCCCTGCTGCTCATCACCCTGCCGTACTCGGCGCTGGTGACCGTGGTCACGGCGGGGCTGGTGGGTGACTGGCGGGCTCTTCCCGAGGCACTCGGCCTGTCCTTCGCCCTGCTCGGCGCGATGCTGGCGACAGGTGCGGTGACGTCCGTGCGTTTCCCGTACTCGATCCCGCAGGGCAGCGCACACAAGAACGTCGCGCCGGGGCAGGCGGGCCTCGCCTGGATCTCGATCCTCGGCGGCATGATCGCGGCGGCACTGCTGTGCGCTCCGCTGATCACACTGACCATCTGGCTCCATGTGGCCGACGCGGAGGGCTGGTTGTGGCTAGTGCTGCCGCTGGGGGCGGCGTACGGCGCGCTGATCTCCTGGGCGGGCGTGCGCTGGTCGGCGCCGCAGGCGGCGGCGCGGCTTCCGGAGATCCTCGCCGCGGTGAGCAAGGGATGA
- a CDS encoding ABC transporter ATP-binding protein: MSDGAVGPEEAGGAHIAPPAAVRVEGLWKRFGEQIAVAGIDLELPAGKFIGLVGPNGAGKTTTLSMVTGLLRPDAGKVLVGGHDVWQDPVAVKARIGVLPEGLRLFDRLSGRELLAYSGRLRGLPGDVVDRRATQLLDVLDLAGAQHKLVVDYSTGMRKKIGLAAALLHNPEVLFLDEPFEGVDPVSAQTIRGVLERYTVSGATVVFSSHVMELVESLCDWVAVMAAGRIRAQGTLAEVRGDAPTLQSAFLELVGANGRDSGESLDWLGGGAR; encoded by the coding sequence ATGTCCGACGGCGCAGTGGGACCGGAAGAGGCGGGCGGAGCGCACATCGCGCCGCCCGCCGCTGTACGTGTAGAGGGCCTGTGGAAGCGCTTCGGCGAGCAGATCGCGGTCGCGGGCATCGATCTGGAGCTGCCCGCGGGCAAGTTCATCGGCCTGGTCGGGCCGAACGGAGCGGGCAAGACCACCACCCTGTCGATGGTCACGGGGCTGCTGCGCCCCGACGCGGGAAAGGTCCTGGTCGGCGGCCACGACGTGTGGCAGGACCCGGTGGCGGTCAAGGCCAGGATCGGCGTACTGCCGGAGGGGCTGCGGCTCTTCGACCGCCTCTCCGGGCGTGAACTCCTCGCGTACTCCGGCCGGCTTCGGGGGCTGCCCGGCGACGTGGTCGACCGGCGGGCGACGCAGCTTCTCGACGTACTGGACCTCGCCGGCGCCCAGCACAAGCTGGTCGTCGACTACTCGACCGGCATGCGCAAAAAGATCGGCCTCGCCGCGGCGCTGCTGCACAACCCCGAAGTGCTCTTCCTGGACGAGCCCTTCGAAGGCGTCGATCCCGTGTCGGCGCAGACGATCCGCGGCGTGCTGGAGCGGTACACAGTGTCCGGCGCGACCGTCGTCTTCTCCAGCCACGTCATGGAGCTCGTCGAGTCGCTGTGCGACTGGGTCGCGGTGATGGCCGCGGGCCGCATCCGCGCGCAAGGGACGCTCGCCGAAGTACGCGGCGACGCGCCCACCCTCCAGAGCGCCTTCCTCGAACTGGTCGGCGCGAACGGCCGGGACAGCGGGGAGAGCCTGGACTGGCTGGGCGGCGGCGCCCGATGA
- a CDS encoding bifunctional DNA primase/polymerase, with protein sequence MEETIGVTDAAQIPKQRGEQLLDSAVRYAEERHWDVFPGTWLEADEGIERCSCGVPSCALPGAHPATADWAAQATGSATAARRMWSKQPRASILLPTGRSFDALDVPESAGFLALARMERMELTLGPVTCTPDRRMLFFVLPSAAAKVPDLVRKLGWTPTAIDLVTRGEGDYVAGPPTRLGGMGAVQWARRPTPANRWLPDVEELISPLAYSCGREAAAARTRRP encoded by the coding sequence GTGGAAGAGACCATCGGAGTCACGGATGCCGCCCAGATCCCCAAGCAGCGCGGCGAACAACTGCTGGACAGCGCCGTGCGGTACGCCGAAGAACGGCACTGGGACGTGTTCCCGGGCACCTGGCTGGAGGCGGACGAGGGCATCGAGCGGTGCTCGTGCGGCGTCCCCTCCTGCGCTTTGCCCGGCGCGCACCCCGCCACCGCCGACTGGGCGGCCCAGGCGACGGGCAGCGCCACCGCGGCACGGCGCATGTGGTCGAAACAGCCGAGGGCCTCGATCCTGCTGCCGACGGGCCGCTCCTTCGACGCTCTGGACGTTCCCGAGTCGGCCGGATTCCTGGCGCTCGCCCGCATGGAACGCATGGAGCTGACGCTCGGCCCCGTGACCTGCACGCCCGACCGCCGGATGTTGTTCTTCGTACTGCCCAGCGCCGCTGCCAAGGTTCCCGACCTGGTGCGCAAGTTGGGCTGGACGCCGACGGCGATCGACCTGGTCACGCGCGGCGAGGGCGACTACGTCGCGGGGCCGCCGACCCGGCTCGGCGGAATGGGCGCGGTGCAGTGGGCGCGCCGCCCCACACCGGCGAACCGGTGGCTGCCCGACGTGGAGGAGTTGATCAGCCCCCTGGCCTACTCCTGCGGGCGAGAGGCAGCGGCGGCGCGTACACGCCGACCGTAG
- a CDS encoding transcriptional regulator, with protein MAARPLVARQPNERLQALIQEAGCSNAGLARRVNMCGAEHGLDLRYDKTSVARWLRGQQPRGRAPGIIAEAIGRKLGRTVTIDEIGMANGKNLASGIGLQFSPTVPGAIEQVCELWRSDVGRRDFLSGSTVAASALVEPSRDWLITGADNQVARTAGGGRVGASDVGAVRATTEALVELDHRYGSGHVRPIVVHYLNSVVSGLLSGSYRESVGRDLFAAVARLTELAGYMAVDTGQPGLAQRYYIQALRLAQAAGDRGYGGYVLAASMSHLAAQLGNPREIAQLARAAQEGARGQVTPRAEAMFCAAEARGHALMGDARACNQMAGKALGAMERTGEGSGDDPTWIAHFDHAYLSDELAHCHRDLGQGQAAARRAQDALDGHPPSRARRRAIGLVVLATAQIQQREVEQACHTGTRAVELLGTLRSNRGAEYLEDFQQRLAPFRDEPAVREFGARMEMQAA; from the coding sequence ATGGCAGCCAGGCCTCTCGTCGCCCGCCAGCCGAACGAACGGTTGCAGGCGCTCATTCAGGAAGCCGGGTGCTCCAACGCCGGGCTCGCCCGTCGCGTCAACATGTGCGGCGCCGAACACGGCCTCGACCTGCGGTACGACAAGACATCGGTGGCCCGCTGGCTGCGCGGACAGCAGCCGCGCGGGCGGGCGCCGGGCATCATCGCGGAAGCGATCGGGCGCAAACTCGGCCGTACGGTCACGATCGACGAGATCGGCATGGCGAACGGCAAGAACCTGGCCTCGGGCATCGGTCTCCAGTTCTCGCCGACCGTGCCCGGCGCGATCGAGCAGGTCTGTGAGCTGTGGCGCAGCGACGTGGGGCGCCGCGACTTCCTGTCGGGCTCGACGGTCGCCGCGTCGGCGCTCGTCGAGCCGAGCCGCGACTGGCTGATCACGGGAGCGGACAACCAGGTCGCCAGGACGGCGGGCGGCGGGCGGGTCGGCGCGTCGGACGTCGGGGCCGTACGGGCGACGACGGAGGCGCTCGTCGAACTGGACCACCGTTACGGCAGCGGCCACGTCCGGCCGATCGTCGTCCACTACCTCAACAGCGTGGTCTCCGGGCTGCTGTCCGGCTCGTACCGCGAATCGGTCGGAAGGGACCTCTTCGCGGCGGTCGCGCGGCTGACGGAACTGGCCGGCTACATGGCCGTCGACACGGGCCAGCCGGGGCTCGCGCAGCGCTACTACATTCAGGCGCTGCGGCTCGCCCAGGCGGCGGGTGACCGCGGTTACGGCGGGTACGTACTGGCCGCTTCCATGAGCCACCTCGCCGCCCAGCTCGGGAACCCGCGCGAGATCGCACAACTGGCGCGGGCCGCCCAGGAAGGGGCGCGGGGGCAGGTGACGCCCCGCGCGGAGGCGATGTTCTGCGCGGCGGAGGCGCGCGGGCACGCGCTGATGGGCGACGCCCGGGCGTGCAACCAGATGGCGGGCAAGGCGCTGGGGGCGATGGAGCGTACCGGGGAAGGCTCGGGCGACGATCCGACGTGGATCGCGCACTTCGACCACGCGTATCTCTCCGACGAGCTCGCGCACTGCCACCGCGACCTGGGACAGGGGCAAGCGGCGGCCCGGCGCGCACAGGACGCGCTGGACGGCCATCCGCCGTCACGGGCGCGGCGGCGCGCGATCGGGCTCGTCGTACTGGCCACGGCGCAGATCCAGCAGCGCGAGGTCGAGCAGGCGTGCCACACGGGCACGCGCGCGGTGGAGCTGCTGGGCACGCTGCGGTCGAACCGGGGAGCGGAGTACCTGGAGGACTTCCAGCAGCGCCTCGCGCCGTTCCGCGACGAACCCGCTGTGCGCGAGTTCGGGGCCCGGATGGAGATGCAGGCGGCCTGA
- a CDS encoding ABC transporter substrate-binding protein — protein MTGRRSCFFTRPFLSKAATLIGAATATAVGASLLTGCGSLPGASGGSREPVTVMTWAPEGTAATNMPGMPAMAQAYARWANANGGLAGHELKVITCNERNSTVGAAKCAKQAVRQGAIAVVGSYSQHGRAFMAPLEVAGVPFLGGYGASDEEFASPLSYPVNGGQTALLAGNGRQLSRDCDRVSLVRPDTVAGDDLPTLLGSGLAEGDRKPPTDILAAEDANDYTAQARQALTSAGAFDAYGNGKGCVTAVLGDRTETFFDSFRRVESEAARKVGVASVLGSVGQPLIDRTGGKDGPFEGAYITGWYPVASDPRWDPMLDVIREHAFADNRIDPADPGVQTTWIAYTVLSAVLESLAQSGGDDDKDSVSASDVVGALNRSEGVETGGLTPTLSWRLEHMLATRDFPRIVNREVTFQVVRRGRLVSVQEGFVNVGNTLVQAPSAG, from the coding sequence ATGACCGGACGGCGAAGCTGCTTCTTCACCCGCCCATTCCTCTCCAAGGCCGCGACCCTGATCGGCGCGGCCACGGCAACGGCGGTCGGGGCGTCGCTGCTGACCGGCTGCGGGTCTCTCCCTGGAGCATCGGGGGGCTCCAGGGAGCCCGTGACCGTCATGACGTGGGCCCCGGAAGGCACCGCGGCCACGAACATGCCGGGCATGCCCGCCATGGCGCAGGCATACGCCCGCTGGGCCAACGCGAACGGCGGCCTTGCGGGCCACGAACTCAAAGTCATCACCTGCAACGAACGCAACAGCACCGTCGGCGCGGCCAAGTGCGCCAAACAGGCCGTACGGCAGGGCGCCATCGCGGTCGTCGGCTCGTACAGCCAGCATGGCCGGGCCTTCATGGCGCCGCTGGAGGTCGCCGGCGTTCCGTTCCTCGGCGGCTACGGGGCCTCGGACGAGGAGTTCGCCAGCCCCCTCTCGTACCCCGTCAACGGCGGGCAGACGGCCCTCCTGGCGGGCAACGGCAGGCAGCTCTCCCGCGACTGCGACCGTGTCTCCCTGGTACGCCCCGACACGGTCGCGGGCGACGACCTGCCGACGCTCCTGGGTTCGGGCCTCGCCGAGGGCGACCGCAAGCCGCCCACCGACATCCTCGCGGCGGAGGACGCGAACGACTACACCGCACAGGCGCGGCAGGCGCTGACCAGCGCCGGCGCCTTCGACGCGTACGGGAACGGGAAGGGCTGCGTCACGGCGGTGCTCGGCGACCGTACGGAGACCTTCTTCGACTCGTTCCGGAGAGTGGAGAGCGAAGCCGCCAGAAAGGTCGGCGTCGCGTCGGTCCTCGGAAGCGTCGGACAGCCCCTCATCGACCGTACGGGCGGCAAGGACGGGCCCTTCGAGGGTGCGTACATCACGGGCTGGTACCCGGTGGCGAGCGACCCGCGCTGGGACCCGATGCTCGACGTGATCCGGGAACACGCCTTCGCGGACAACCGGATCGACCCGGCCGACCCGGGGGTGCAGACCACGTGGATCGCGTACACGGTCCTCAGCGCCGTCCTGGAGTCGCTCGCGCAGAGCGGCGGGGACGACGACAAGGACAGCGTTTCGGCGTCCGACGTGGTCGGGGCGCTCAACCGGTCGGAGGGCGTCGAGACGGGCGGCCTGACTCCGACGCTCAGCTGGCGCCTGGAGCACATGCTGGCGACCCGGGACTTCCCGCGCATCGTCAACAGGGAAGTGACGTTCCAGGTGGTGCGGCGCGGGCGGCTGGTGTCCGTGCAGGAGGGCTTCGTCAACGTCGGCAACACGCTGGTACAGGCGCCGTCCGCGGGCTGA